One genomic segment of Vibrio fluvialis includes these proteins:
- a CDS encoding YajD family HNH nuclease has protein sequence MSSDHYGTSARYARKEADYREKALKLYPWVCGRCAREFVYSNLRELTVHHKDHDHTNNPEDGSNWELLCLYCHDHEHSKYLEYELHGSEIKPGEDEYQGATCNPFADLAKMMKK, from the coding sequence ATGTCTTCAGATCATTACGGAACCAGTGCCCGTTACGCACGTAAAGAAGCCGATTACCGAGAGAAAGCACTCAAACTTTACCCTTGGGTATGCGGAAGGTGTGCCAGAGAGTTTGTCTATTCAAACCTGCGTGAATTAACCGTTCACCACAAAGATCATGACCATACCAACAACCCCGAAGATGGTAGCAACTGGGAGTTGTTGTGCCTCTATTGCCACGATCATGAACATAGCAAATACTTAGAATATGAACTTCATGGTAGTGAAATAAAGCCCGGAGAAGATGAATATCAGGGGGCAACGTGCAATCCATTTGCTGATTTAGCAAAGATGATGAAGAAGTAA
- a CDS encoding zinc-dependent alcohol dehydrogenase family protein: MSNITTNTRIRQLCFGQPQDSLTIEQVPLNSLEEDKIRVKIEATNINPSDLLSIHGVGQYRHSHQPPRVPGFEAVGQIIVSNHAEFTVGQRVVVATSGTWQKYIDVSPDNLFIIPPHLDNGYACQLYINALTAWVLTTEIAQLKQEDVLIINAGSSAIGKIFAQLSSSLGFTLIVVTSKPENYPYDSNHVIDAKVDLLTQLQQLDLPSPNIAFDAIGGKKGTELIHTIGENGRYINYGTLSLEFYQPHFFEYAKNLNIEFSTFFLRYWENAVGKDIRREKFSMMLDHFITNGIQLDVDRCIPLEQIQNAIKLIESNSTNLHGKIILLPM; the protein is encoded by the coding sequence ATGTCTAACATCACTACAAACACCAGAATTCGCCAGCTCTGTTTCGGTCAACCGCAAGATTCATTGACGATTGAACAGGTACCTTTGAATTCGCTTGAAGAAGATAAAATCAGAGTAAAAATCGAAGCAACTAATATTAATCCAAGCGACTTGTTGTCTATACATGGTGTGGGTCAATACAGGCATAGTCATCAGCCGCCCCGAGTACCCGGATTTGAAGCTGTTGGACAAATCATCGTCTCCAACCATGCAGAATTTACCGTAGGGCAAAGAGTTGTCGTGGCTACCAGCGGTACTTGGCAGAAATATATCGATGTATCACCAGATAACCTCTTCATCATTCCGCCGCATCTGGACAACGGCTATGCGTGCCAGTTGTATATCAATGCGCTAACAGCGTGGGTTTTAACCACCGAAATTGCTCAGTTGAAGCAAGAAGATGTACTGATTATCAACGCTGGAAGTTCTGCAATAGGTAAAATTTTTGCACAGCTATCTTCATCGCTAGGGTTCACTCTTATTGTCGTAACGTCGAAGCCTGAAAATTATCCATATGATTCAAACCATGTCATAGATGCAAAAGTAGACCTACTCACTCAACTACAGCAACTTGATTTGCCTAGCCCAAATATTGCATTCGACGCTATTGGAGGCAAAAAAGGAACAGAACTGATTCATACCATCGGCGAGAATGGACGGTATATCAACTATGGAACTCTTTCTCTGGAGTTCTATCAGCCTCATTTCTTTGAGTATGCGAAGAACCTAAACATTGAATTCAGTACATTTTTCTTACGTTACTGGGAGAATGCTGTTGGTAAAGATATCCGACGTGAAAAATTTTCGATGATGCTAGACCATTTCATCACCAATGGAATACAACTAGATGTAGATCGTTGTATTCCATTGGAACAAATTCAGAACGCTATCAAGCTAATCGAGTCTAATTCTACGAACTTACATGGAAAAATCATTTTGCTACCAATGTAG
- a CDS encoding LysE family translocator has product MWTLLPSLCLFAFITAFTPGPNNFLLASSGSQFGLRRTWHHILGIRIGVSGLILLSAAGVGVLVQAYPLAYSALKYFGFIYMSWLAIKLILAGGNLNKSHAAQPLTLVQAALFQLGNVKAWAASLTVVATYTLPSLYWVSVVWILAAFTVTGLVCNLCWAGMGKAASLYLDTPRKIRTFNYSLSGMTFATILPVLFQA; this is encoded by the coding sequence ATGTGGACCCTATTGCCTTCGTTGTGTCTGTTCGCGTTCATCACCGCCTTCACGCCGGGGCCGAACAATTTTCTGCTCGCCAGTTCCGGCTCTCAGTTTGGTCTGCGCCGCACCTGGCATCACATTCTGGGCATTCGTATCGGTGTCAGTGGATTGATTCTGCTCAGTGCGGCAGGTGTCGGTGTGCTGGTGCAAGCGTATCCGCTCGCCTACTCGGCGCTCAAATACTTCGGGTTTATTTACATGAGCTGGCTGGCCATCAAGCTGATTCTGGCGGGTGGTAATCTCAATAAAAGCCATGCGGCGCAGCCACTGACATTAGTTCAGGCAGCGCTGTTTCAACTCGGCAATGTCAAAGCCTGGGCGGCCAGCCTGACGGTGGTCGCCACCTATACGCTGCCGTCGCTGTATTGGGTATCGGTGGTCTGGATTCTGGCCGCGTTTACCGTGACCGGACTGGTGTGTAATTTATGCTGGGCAGGAATGGGAAAAGCGGCGAGCCTGTATCTCGACACGCCGCGTAAGATTCGAACGTTCAACTACAGCCTGAGCGGAATGACCTTTGCGACCATCCTGCCAGTGCTGTTTCAGGCTTAA
- a CDS encoding helix-turn-helix domain-containing protein, translated as MRRIAILTHAHCSLFELGCAVELFALPRPEIEHWYHCDVVNLEGEPFDSTAGVRIEAKRVTSLSDYDTLVIPSWPAQGAPVPERLANEVRAFAQAGKRLMTFCSGAFLLAELGILDGRQATTHWRYAEQFKARFAKVDYVDDVLYVWQDPIGCSAGSAAALDLGLAVIRHDFGYKVANQIARRLVMSAHRAGGQSQFVEAPMLAVPNQFAGALDWAQQNLTAPLNVDQLAARANMSRRTFERKFRASFNLSPNEWLIQQKIERAKGLLEETTLPLERLAEQSGFESVVTLRHHFRRLLGVSPKQYQQQFLP; from the coding sequence ATGCGCCGCATCGCTATTCTCACTCACGCTCACTGCTCGCTGTTTGAACTCGGCTGCGCCGTCGAGCTGTTTGCCCTGCCACGTCCGGAGATCGAACACTGGTATCACTGTGATGTGGTCAACCTTGAAGGCGAGCCATTTGACTCCACCGCTGGGGTACGAATTGAAGCCAAACGTGTTACCAGCCTGAGCGATTACGATACCTTGGTGATTCCCAGTTGGCCGGCGCAGGGCGCCCCTGTGCCCGAGCGACTTGCCAATGAAGTGCGCGCGTTTGCCCAGGCAGGTAAGCGCCTGATGACGTTTTGCTCCGGCGCATTTTTACTCGCTGAACTGGGCATTCTCGATGGCCGTCAGGCGACCACCCATTGGCGTTATGCTGAGCAGTTTAAAGCGCGCTTTGCCAAGGTCGATTACGTCGATGATGTGCTGTACGTGTGGCAGGATCCGATTGGCTGCTCGGCCGGCAGTGCCGCGGCGCTGGATTTGGGTCTGGCGGTGATTCGCCACGATTTCGGCTACAAGGTTGCCAATCAGATAGCGCGGCGGCTGGTGATGTCGGCGCATCGCGCGGGCGGTCAGTCGCAGTTTGTTGAAGCGCCGATGCTGGCGGTGCCCAACCAGTTTGCGGGCGCACTCGACTGGGCGCAGCAGAACCTCACTGCGCCGCTTAATGTCGACCAACTGGCCGCGCGCGCCAATATGTCGCGCCGCACCTTTGAGCGAAAGTTTCGCGCCAGTTTTAACCTTTCGCCCAACGAGTGGCTGATTCAGCAAAAAATCGAGCGCGCTAAAGGGCTGCTGGAAGAAACCACGCTGCCGCTGGAACGCCTCGCCGAACAATCCGGCTTTGAAAGTGTGGTGACGCTGCGCCACCATTTTCGCCGTTTACTCGGCGTCTCGCCCAAGCAGTATCAGCAGCAGTTTCTTCCTTAG
- a CDS encoding DMT family transporter, translating into MSNPISRAITLLVLANLLASFSDVSLKVLNGEVPTFQYVFIRQLISTLILLPLWLRMPKAERMQGGKCWVTFSRAQLILLGSACAMIAITYLPLATANAMFYVGPLLMLPLSITLLGERPAVKQIVATLIGFAGVLVVLRPEQFHWAAIAGLGCALSMGLGNILIRKLPSEQPMVATLFWTGVMTLPLALILALPQWAPISWRHLGWIVLINLLVLGYHVLVLLAYKGVEANRIALAEYSGLVFVTWFGVMWFDEVPDVLTVVGILLIVVPMMPVKWRRLWRARQNKALTQQELS; encoded by the coding sequence ATGTCGAACCCCATTTCGCGCGCGATTACTTTGTTGGTACTGGCGAACTTGCTGGCCTCTTTTTCCGATGTGTCGCTTAAAGTGCTCAACGGCGAAGTGCCGACTTTCCAATATGTATTTATTCGCCAGTTGATCAGCACGCTGATTCTGCTGCCGTTGTGGCTGCGTATGCCGAAAGCTGAACGCATGCAGGGTGGAAAATGCTGGGTAACCTTCTCGCGTGCGCAACTTATCCTGCTGGGCAGCGCGTGCGCGATGATAGCGATCACTTACTTGCCACTCGCCACCGCCAACGCGATGTTCTACGTCGGCCCGCTGCTGATGCTGCCGCTGTCGATAACCCTGCTCGGTGAGCGCCCGGCAGTGAAACAGATTGTCGCTACTCTGATTGGCTTTGCCGGCGTGCTGGTGGTGCTACGTCCGGAGCAGTTTCACTGGGCGGCGATTGCGGGATTGGGCTGCGCGCTGTCGATGGGACTGGGGAATATTCTGATTCGCAAACTGCCCTCGGAGCAGCCGATGGTCGCGACTCTATTCTGGACTGGAGTGATGACGCTGCCACTAGCGCTGATTCTCGCGCTGCCACAATGGGCACCAATTTCCTGGCGTCATTTGGGCTGGATTGTGCTGATTAACCTGTTGGTACTGGGCTATCACGTTTTGGTGCTGCTGGCATACAAAGGGGTGGAAGCCAACCGCATCGCACTGGCGGAATATTCAGGCTTGGTGTTTGTCACCTGGTTTGGCGTGATGTGGTTTGACGAAGTGCCGGACGTGTTGACCGTGGTGGGCATCTTGCTTATCGTGGTGCCGATGATGCCGGTCAAATGGCGCCGGCTGTGGCGCGCCAGACAGAACAAAGCGCTCACGCAACAAGAGCTTTCTTAA
- a CDS encoding IS3 family transposase (programmed frameshift) yields the protein MKKRFNEQQIIAILKEAEAGIPARELCRKHGISDATFYTWRKKYSGLDVSEARRLKALEDENARLKKLLAETLLDAEALKIALSPKVLTVEDKRKAVKVIQKSTQLSERRACLLVGIQRASLRYQPQANREDDKLQARIKELALERRRFGYRRIHRLLRREGFDVNHKRVYRLYCELGLTVSKRRRRKSQCVEREPLLLPSVPNHTWSMDFVMDALSNGRRIKCLTIVDDYTKECLDIPVATGISGDEVVITLESIAAFRGYPASIRTDQGPEFTGKALDQWAYQHGVILKVIQAGKPTQNAYIESFNGKFRDECLNEHWFRDLSHARDLISLWRMDYNENRPHSALGYLTPSEFAATTRTARNSGNLTSITNEVLD from the exons ATGAAAAAGCGATTCAATGAACAACAAATCATTGCCATTTTAAAGGAAGCGGAAGCAGGTATCCCCGCCAGAGAGCTTTGCCGCAAGCATGGGATATCGGATGCGACGTTTTACACATGGCGCAAAAAATACTCAGGACTGGATGTCTCTGAAGCCCGTCGCCTTAAGGCACTGGAAGACGAGAACGCTCGGCTCAAAAAGCTGCTGGCTGAGACACTGCTGGATGCAGAAGCACTTAAAATCGCTCTTAGCC CAAAAGTACTGACCGTCGAGGACAAGCGCAAGGCTGTTAAAGTCATTCAGAAAAGCACCCAGCTTTCAGAACGCAGAGCCTGTCTACTCGTCGGTATTCAACGCGCGTCACTGCGATATCAACCTCAAGCTAATCGCGAGGATGATAAGCTTCAGGCTCGTATAAAAGAGCTGGCATTGGAACGACGTCGATTCGGTTATCGTCGGATCCATCGCCTTCTGAGGCGAGAAGGTTTTGATGTTAACCATAAGCGAGTTTATCGCTTGTACTGCGAATTAGGCTTAACGGTCAGCAAACGGAGACGTAGAAAATCACAGTGTGTTGAGCGAGAGCCTCTCTTGCTTCCTTCAGTACCAAATCACACTTGGTCGATGGACTTTGTGATGGATGCGCTCAGTAACGGCAGACGGATTAAATGCCTGACGATTGTGGATGATTACACAAAGGAGTGCCTAGATATTCCTGTTGCTACGGGGATCTCGGGAGATGAAGTCGTGATCACGCTGGAGTCTATCGCTGCGTTTCGCGGTTATCCAGCATCGATACGAACGGATCAAGGCCCAGAATTTACAGGGAAAGCGCTCGACCAATGGGCTTATCAGCATGGTGTGATTTTAAAAGTAATCCAGGCAGGAAAACCGACACAAAATGCTTATATTGAAAGTTTTAATGGTAAGTTCAGAGATGAATGTTTAAACGAGCACTGGTTTAGGGATTTGAGTCATGCTCGTGACCTAATCAGCCTCTGGCGAATGGATTACAATGAAAATCGCCCCCACTCAGCTCTAGGTTACTTAACTCCTTCTGAGTTTGCAGCGACAACAAGAACGGCACGAAACAGTGGTAATTTAACAAGCATTACTAATGAAGTTTTGGATTAG
- a CDS encoding antibiotic biosynthesis monooxygenase family protein — protein MILEVAILDVKPEQEAQFEQSFAKAQQIIASMAGYVSHQLQRCLENPSRYILLVNWQTLEAHTEGFRQSAEYQQWRALLHHFYDPFPTVEHYQRVF, from the coding sequence ATGATACTGGAAGTCGCGATTCTGGATGTAAAACCAGAACAGGAAGCGCAGTTTGAACAGAGTTTTGCTAAAGCGCAGCAAATTATCGCCAGCATGGCGGGGTATGTGTCGCATCAGTTGCAACGCTGCTTAGAGAATCCGAGCCGCTACATTCTGCTGGTCAACTGGCAGACACTGGAAGCACATACCGAAGGATTCCGTCAGTCGGCGGAATATCAGCAATGGCGCGCGTTGCTTCATCACTTTTACGATCCGTTTCCCACGGTGGAGCATTATCAACGTGTGTTTTAA
- a CDS encoding sulfite exporter TauE/SafE family protein has protein sequence MDYFSSTVLIAMFLIFVGSFVQTAIGFGLAVVAAPLLFMVSPDYVPAPICIVALFISLLSAMKHRSSISIGGLKMALIGRVPGSIAGGLLLVWVSTDVLALWLGLLVLFAVGVSFLPFRIEPTPARMGIAGFFSGFFGTSSAIGGPPMALLLQHQEANQLRGNLSAFFVFSSIISLMVQIPAGFLTMHHLLITIPLIPSAWLGYALARKTTQTLPKEKIRVGALSLCLLSGLTALGKGLM, from the coding sequence ATGGACTATTTCAGCAGTACCGTACTCATTGCGATGTTTCTTATTTTTGTCGGCTCGTTTGTGCAGACGGCAATTGGGTTCGGGTTGGCGGTAGTGGCTGCGCCTTTGTTGTTTATGGTTTCGCCGGATTACGTTCCCGCCCCGATTTGTATTGTGGCGTTGTTCATCTCCTTGTTGAGCGCCATGAAGCATCGCAGCAGCATCTCTATCGGCGGTTTAAAAATGGCGTTGATCGGTCGCGTGCCGGGTTCGATTGCCGGTGGTTTGCTGCTGGTGTGGGTCTCGACCGATGTGCTGGCGTTGTGGCTCGGTTTGCTGGTGCTGTTTGCCGTCGGGGTGAGTTTTCTGCCGTTTCGCATTGAACCGACGCCCGCACGCATGGGTATTGCTGGTTTCTTCTCCGGCTTTTTCGGCACCAGCAGCGCGATTGGCGGCCCGCCGATGGCGCTACTGCTGCAGCATCAGGAAGCCAACCAACTGCGCGGCAACTTGTCTGCGTTTTTTGTCTTCAGCTCCATCATTTCGCTGATGGTGCAGATCCCGGCGGGCTTTCTGACCATGCACCATCTGCTCATTACCATTCCGCTGATCCCATCGGCGTGGCTGGGTTACGCTCTGGCTCGTAAAACCACTCAAACCCTGCCGAAAGAGAAAATCCGCGTGGGTGCGTTGTCGCTGTGCTTGCTCAGCGGTCTGACTGCACTCGGCAAAGGATTGATGTAA
- a CDS encoding GlxA family transcriptional regulator, whose translation MNHIQIAIIAYPGCLLSAVHGLEEMLWMANRACAELEQPFQFNCHLLRWPLDAATHEDVPYAVVVLPPSRERGFDVKAPVELTDWLQTRHQQGAILASACAGVFLLADTGLLAHKVITTHWGLAELFQQRHPQLQLNTDDILINQGDIITAGGMMSWIDLGLELIAQFASPAVMRQVGKLLVVDTGSREQRYYQQFTPSFLHGDESIVALQHLIHRRFADNLTIVQLADHASVTERTVQRRFLKATGLNPIQYLQRVRIQKACDWLESTAQPFEWIAHQIGYEDVGACRKVFIKIMGLTPSDFRRRFAPSHYTVDTVAQSG comes from the coding sequence GTGAACCACATTCAGATTGCCATTATCGCCTACCCCGGTTGCCTGCTCTCTGCCGTGCATGGGCTGGAAGAAATGCTGTGGATGGCAAACCGCGCCTGCGCCGAACTGGAGCAGCCCTTTCAGTTTAACTGCCACCTGCTGCGCTGGCCGCTGGACGCCGCCACTCATGAAGATGTGCCTTACGCGGTGGTGGTGCTGCCACCCAGTCGTGAACGCGGTTTTGACGTCAAAGCGCCGGTTGAACTCACCGACTGGCTGCAAACGCGTCATCAACAAGGTGCGATTCTCGCTTCCGCCTGTGCGGGCGTGTTTTTGCTCGCCGATACCGGTTTGCTGGCGCACAAAGTCATCACCACCCATTGGGGCTTGGCCGAACTGTTTCAGCAGCGCCATCCCCAGTTGCAGCTCAATACCGACGACATTCTGATCAACCAAGGCGACATCATCACCGCCGGCGGCATGATGTCGTGGATTGATTTGGGTCTTGAACTTATCGCGCAGTTTGCTTCGCCTGCCGTGATGCGTCAGGTGGGCAAATTGTTGGTGGTCGATACCGGCTCACGTGAGCAGCGCTACTACCAGCAGTTCACGCCCAGCTTTTTGCACGGTGATGAAAGCATCGTCGCACTGCAACATCTGATTCACCGCCGCTTTGCCGACAACTTAACCATCGTGCAGCTCGCCGATCACGCCAGCGTCACCGAACGCACAGTGCAGCGCCGCTTCCTCAAAGCGACCGGGCTCAATCCGATTCAGTATCTGCAACGCGTGCGGATTCAAAAAGCTTGCGACTGGCTCGAATCCACCGCGCAGCCGTTTGAATGGATCGCCCATCAAATTGGCTACGAAGATGTCGGTGCCTGCCGAAAAGTGTTCATCAAAATCATGGGGTTAACTCCAAGCGATTTTCGCCGCCGCTTCGCGCCGTCCCACTATACGGTCGATACCGTGGCGCAAAGCGGCTGA
- a CDS encoding cysteine hydrolase family protein: protein MSHTALIVIDVQNDYFPAGAYPQHLAEQALANTLSAIDIAQQRGWSVVLVQHVGGEEAPFFKAGSEGVNLHSALIAKVPSSVVVEKQHADSFLNTILSDVLRAQNIRELVVCGMMTQNCVTHTALSPAASDYSVRVLSDACSAPDAMVHGIALRALSDRVPLMTLDNL, encoded by the coding sequence ATGAGTCACACGGCGTTAATTGTTATCGATGTTCAAAACGACTACTTCCCGGCAGGGGCCTATCCGCAGCATCTGGCTGAGCAGGCGTTGGCTAACACACTGTCCGCAATAGATATCGCGCAGCAACGCGGCTGGTCTGTTGTATTGGTACAGCATGTCGGCGGCGAAGAGGCACCCTTTTTCAAAGCGGGCAGCGAAGGGGTGAACTTGCATTCGGCACTGATTGCCAAAGTGCCTTCAAGCGTTGTGGTGGAGAAGCAGCACGCCGACAGCTTTCTCAACACCATCTTAAGTGACGTACTGCGCGCGCAAAATATTCGTGAGTTGGTGGTGTGCGGCATGATGACGCAAAACTGCGTCACCCATACCGCGCTGTCGCCTGCGGCCAGTGATTACTCGGTTCGCGTGCTCAGCGATGCGTGCAGCGCGCCGGATGCCATGGTGCATGGCATTGCACTACGCGCATTGAGCGACCGCGTGCCGCTGATGACATTGGATAATTTGTGA
- a CDS encoding YccF domain-containing protein, with protein MRTIGNIIWFLLGGVMMGLAWWFFGLLAFISIVGIPWGRACFVIGNFSFFPFGQEAIGRDELTGKEDIGTGGFGVIGNVIWFLLAGVWLAIGHLLSAVACFITIIGIPFALQHLKLAVISLAPIGQTIVSKEEAARARYGQRR; from the coding sequence ATGAGAACGATCGGTAATATTATTTGGTTTTTATTGGGCGGCGTGATGATGGGCCTCGCCTGGTGGTTTTTCGGCTTGCTGGCTTTTATCAGCATTGTCGGTATTCCCTGGGGGCGCGCCTGTTTTGTCATCGGTAATTTTTCCTTCTTTCCGTTTGGTCAGGAGGCGATTGGCCGCGATGAACTGACCGGTAAAGAAGACATCGGCACTGGCGGTTTTGGGGTGATCGGTAACGTGATTTGGTTCTTGCTGGCTGGGGTGTGGCTGGCGATTGGTCATCTGCTCTCAGCGGTGGCGTGCTTTATCACCATCATCGGCATTCCGTTTGCCCTGCAACACCTCAAACTGGCGGTCATTTCGCTGGCCCCGATTGGCCAGACGATCGTCTCCAAAGAAGAGGCCGCCCGCGCACGGTACGGCCAGCGTCGTTAA
- a CDS encoding aminotransferase-like domain-containing protein, which yields MFIPDLTGRAGPKYKVLADAFEEAVERGELRAHSKLPSQRMLSYKLGVTVGTITRAYQELELRGVTVPVVGSGTYIKDRSHEQQDYYHPLVSRGGVDLSLCRPLILSQQRHLMAALGELASQPTAQKAVLDYFSADGLQGHSATLQRWVNQRWQCDIDRSRLQWTYGGQHALSTVLQALTRSGDTILLEGLCYGEFINACTQQERKVIPVAVDDEGIVPDDLLLHCQRHRPRLLYMTPAIQNPTGVVLSDSRRLKIIEICRRFDVLIIEDDVLYCPPEHRRSPLVTIAPDITLYIGSFSKYFAGGIRVGYMVLPTNLKLPLQKALRASCMHVSPILVDLVCRWLSNGAMQQVDEDIALELSARHRILQSVFPERQTCAIPGFNCWITLPEHCPASELKQQLAEDGVFVRDAAFFRVGSYPLPNAIRISLTGPLSRDDLKQGLQRIKAHLDLRAHDPLNKP from the coding sequence ATGTTTATACCGGATCTCACTGGCCGCGCGGGGCCGAAATACAAAGTTCTGGCCGATGCGTTTGAAGAAGCGGTCGAGCGCGGCGAGTTACGAGCGCACAGTAAATTGCCGTCGCAGCGCATGCTCTCTTACAAACTTGGCGTGACGGTCGGCACCATCACGCGTGCTTATCAGGAGCTGGAACTGCGCGGCGTCACCGTACCCGTGGTGGGCAGCGGCACCTACATTAAAGATCGCAGCCACGAGCAGCAGGACTATTATCATCCGCTGGTGTCGCGCGGTGGCGTGGATTTGTCACTGTGTCGCCCGTTAATTCTCAGCCAGCAGCGCCATTTGATGGCGGCTTTGGGCGAACTCGCCAGTCAGCCGACGGCGCAAAAAGCGGTGCTGGATTATTTCTCCGCCGACGGTTTGCAAGGCCATAGTGCCACGCTGCAACGCTGGGTGAATCAGCGTTGGCAGTGCGATATTGACCGCTCCAGATTGCAATGGACGTACGGCGGCCAGCATGCGCTGAGTACAGTGCTGCAAGCGCTCACCCGCAGTGGCGATACCATTTTGCTCGAAGGGCTGTGCTACGGCGAATTCATCAATGCCTGTACTCAGCAGGAGCGCAAAGTCATTCCGGTGGCGGTTGATGACGAAGGCATAGTGCCGGACGATCTGTTGCTGCACTGTCAGCGCCATCGTCCGCGCTTGCTCTATATGACACCCGCAATTCAAAACCCGACAGGTGTGGTACTGAGCGATTCACGGCGACTGAAAATCATCGAAATCTGCCGCCGTTTCGATGTCTTGATCATTGAAGACGACGTGCTCTATTGCCCGCCGGAGCATCGACGTTCGCCGTTGGTGACCATTGCGCCGGACATTACGCTCTATATCGGCAGTTTCTCTAAGTATTTTGCTGGTGGCATTCGCGTCGGTTACATGGTGCTGCCGACCAACCTCAAGCTGCCGCTGCAAAAAGCGCTGCGCGCATCGTGTATGCACGTCAGCCCGATTCTGGTGGATTTGGTTTGTCGCTGGCTGAGCAATGGCGCGATGCAGCAAGTCGATGAAGATATCGCTCTGGAACTCAGCGCCCGCCACCGGATATTGCAATCGGTGTTTCCTGAGCGCCAAACCTGTGCGATTCCCGGATTCAACTGCTGGATCACGTTGCCGGAACATTGCCCCGCGAGCGAACTGAAACAGCAGCTCGCCGAAGATGGCGTGTTTGTGCGTGATGCGGCGTTCTTTCGCGTCGGCTCTTACCCCTTGCCCAACGCAATTCGCATATCACTTACCGGGCCGTTATCGCGCGATGACTTAAAGCAAGGCTTGCAACGCATCAAAGCGCATCTGGATTTACGGGCGCACGATCCGCTTAATAAGCCTTAA
- a CDS encoding rhodanese-like domain-containing protein, producing the protein MSSAVSRIPAASSEQALAHFSALLQFETDCWDVHHALTNHTQDFILLDVRGEALFAEGHIDGAINLPHPRLNERTLAEYPPETLFVVYCAGPHCNGTEKAAIRLAKLGRPVKKMIGGVTGWLDEGFSLLPA; encoded by the coding sequence ATGTCGAGCGCGGTATCGAGAATTCCTGCGGCCAGCAGTGAGCAAGCACTTGCTCATTTTTCCGCCTTATTGCAATTTGAAACCGACTGCTGGGATGTGCACCACGCGCTGACCAACCACACGCAGGACTTCATTTTGCTCGATGTGCGTGGCGAAGCGCTGTTCGCTGAAGGGCACATTGACGGCGCGATCAACCTGCCCCACCCGCGCCTTAATGAGCGCACTTTAGCCGAGTACCCGCCAGAAACCCTGTTTGTGGTCTACTGCGCGGGGCCACATTGCAATGGCACGGAAAAAGCGGCGATACGTTTGGCAAAACTGGGACGCCCGGTGAAAAAAATGATTGGCGGCGTGACCGGTTGGTTGGATGAAGGCTTTAGCCTGCTCCCGGCGTGA